From the genome of Streptomyces sp. NBC_01317, one region includes:
- a CDS encoding transglycosylase domain-containing protein produces MTSEHGASGHGKGRRGGARRRPAAGRAATAGAWQLLWRIGERAARLRRPDYPRTGRSGVRRWLPSWRQSLSLVVFAVAGLSGFVAYAYAETRIPEKLNSFATQQDNVYYWADGTELARSGWVQRQEMPLSKVPEHVRGAVLAAENANFYSDPGVSLSGMARAVGRMITGGETQGGSTITQQYVKNAYLTQDQTASRKFDELLLAVKVDNRLSKDQILEGYLNTSWFGRGTYGIQRAAQAYYGKEVSELDPSEAAFLASLLKGASLYDPALGAKSRARAVERWGWILDRMVTTGVLPAKQRAAYTHFPEPKAPPRTSTESGQPGYLVGLAKTYLQKAGKISDAAFDLGGYQIYTTFDRQRTTALASAVGKVRKGFDPKKPKDRYARTGAASVAPDGRILAVYGGPDFLTQGFNEANAVTVQAGSAFTPFVYAAALRDGVRRERDAPRTPVSPDSVYDADNDLPVLTPEGPYWDRNGKVVKGKNDGGLSWGRLTLHDAMARSANTPFLQLGMDVGLDRVARAAQDAGLLGAGLGPRVPAFSLGNSTPSAIRMASAYGTFAAGGVHAEPYSVVRVTRNGEPVKLASHRTDRAFSTEVSGQVTDALRAAYQRSAAASGEEPVPDTAGKAGTTEDHTAGWFTGYTAREATAVVVYRMDLRNVTPLPVTGLGGAEDADLTYPGRIWSDYLKSVAGHGG; encoded by the coding sequence GTGACGTCGGAGCACGGGGCGTCAGGGCACGGGAAGGGCCGGCGCGGGGGCGCGCGCCGAAGACCGGCGGCGGGGCGGGCGGCGACCGCCGGCGCGTGGCAGCTCTTGTGGCGGATCGGGGAACGGGCGGCGCGGCTGCGGCGCCCCGACTATCCGCGGACGGGTCGTTCCGGGGTCCGCCGGTGGCTGCCGTCGTGGCGTCAGTCCCTCTCCCTGGTCGTGTTCGCCGTCGCCGGTCTCAGCGGTTTTGTCGCCTACGCGTACGCCGAGACGCGGATCCCGGAGAAGCTCAACTCCTTCGCCACCCAGCAGGACAACGTCTACTACTGGGCGGACGGCACGGAGTTGGCGCGCAGCGGCTGGGTCCAGCGGCAGGAGATGCCGCTGTCGAAGGTCCCCGAGCACGTCCGGGGAGCCGTACTGGCCGCCGAGAACGCGAACTTCTACTCGGATCCCGGGGTGTCCCTCTCGGGGATGGCCCGCGCCGTGGGCCGGATGATCACGGGCGGGGAGACCCAGGGCGGCTCGACCATCACCCAGCAGTACGTGAAGAACGCCTATCTGACGCAGGATCAGACCGCGTCGAGGAAGTTCGACGAGCTGCTGCTCGCGGTCAAGGTCGACAACCGGCTGAGCAAGGACCAGATCCTGGAGGGCTACCTCAACACCAGCTGGTTCGGGCGGGGGACGTACGGCATCCAGCGCGCCGCCCAGGCCTACTACGGCAAGGAGGTGAGCGAACTCGACCCGAGCGAGGCCGCGTTCCTCGCCTCCCTCCTCAAGGGCGCTTCCCTGTACGACCCGGCGCTGGGCGCGAAGAGCCGGGCGCGGGCGGTGGAGCGGTGGGGCTGGATCCTCGACCGCATGGTGACGACGGGGGTGCTCCCGGCGAAGCAGCGGGCCGCGTACACCCACTTCCCCGAGCCCAAGGCCCCGCCTCGCACCTCCACCGAGAGCGGGCAGCCCGGCTATCTGGTCGGGCTGGCGAAGACGTACCTCCAGAAGGCCGGGAAGATCTCCGACGCCGCCTTCGACCTGGGCGGCTATCAGATCTACACGACGTTCGACCGGCAGCGCACGACGGCCCTCGCGAGTGCGGTGGGCAAGGTCCGGAAGGGCTTCGACCCGAAGAAGCCGAAGGACAGGTACGCCCGCACCGGCGCCGCGTCCGTCGCCCCCGACGGGCGGATCCTCGCGGTGTACGGCGGTCCCGACTTCCTCACCCAGGGGTTCAACGAGGCCAACGCCGTGACCGTACAGGCCGGTTCGGCGTTCACGCCGTTCGTGTACGCCGCCGCGCTGCGTGACGGGGTACGGCGTGAGCGCGACGCGCCCCGGACGCCCGTGTCCCCCGACTCCGTGTACGACGCCGACAACGATCTGCCCGTCCTCACCCCCGAGGGCCCGTACTGGGACCGCAACGGCAAGGTGGTGAAGGGGAAGAACGACGGCGGACTGTCGTGGGGGCGGCTGACTCTGCACGACGCGATGGCCCGGTCCGCCAACACCCCTTTCCTCCAGCTGGGGATGGACGTCGGACTCGACCGGGTGGCGCGGGCCGCCCAGGACGCGGGCCTGCTCGGCGCCGGTCTGGGGCCACGGGTCCCGGCCTTCTCCCTCGGCAACTCCACACCGAGCGCGATCCGGATGGCGAGCGCGTACGGCACCTTCGCGGCGGGCGGTGTGCACGCGGAGCCGTACTCGGTCGTACGGGTGACCCGCAACGGCGAGCCGGTGAAGCTGGCCTCCCACCGGACGGACCGGGCGTTCAGCACCGAGGTGAGCGGGCAGGTCACGGACGCCCTGCGGGCCGCGTACCAGCGGAGCGCGGCCGCGTCCGGCGAGGAGCCGGTCCCGGATACCGCCGGCAAGGCCGGCACCACCGAGGACCACACGGCGGGCTGGTTCACCGGCTACACCGCGCGGGAGGCGACGGCCGTCGTCGTCTACCGGATGGACCTGAGAAATGTCACCCCGCTGCCCGTCACAGGCCTCGGCGGGGCCGAGGACGCCGATCTGACGTACCCGGGCCGGATCTGGTCCGACTACCTGAAGTCCGTTGCCGGGCACGGGGGATGA
- a CDS encoding MmcQ/YjbR family DNA-binding protein, which yields MTDADDVRRIALSLPETVEKEAWRMPTFRVAGKMFVTVPDDRTSFAVRCPRHERTELIAAEPEKFWVPPHEASSAWVRVRLGALEDIDELRDILVDSWKQAAPDRLVEAFRP from the coding sequence GTGACCGACGCCGACGATGTCCGCCGTATCGCGCTCTCCCTCCCGGAAACGGTGGAGAAGGAGGCGTGGCGCATGCCCACGTTCCGGGTGGCGGGGAAGATGTTCGTCACGGTCCCCGACGACCGGACGTCGTTCGCGGTGCGCTGCCCGCGCCACGAGCGCACGGAACTGATCGCGGCGGAACCGGAGAAGTTCTGGGTGCCGCCCCACGAGGCGAGTTCGGCGTGGGTACGGGTACGGCTCGGCGCGCTGGAGGACATCGACGAGCTGCGCGACATCCTGGTGGACTCCTGGAAACAGGCGGCGCCCGACCGCCTGGTGGAAGCCTTCCGCCCCTGA
- a CDS encoding class I SAM-dependent methyltransferase, which yields MTQSASLARVFDDLAPRYDHEHHEEVARALLALVGPGVADVVADVACGAGAVALQLARSRPAGAPPVLAVDVSPGMIEAGRARGASLTASGAIDWRLADAVPLPAAAHSLDVVLCASSLHFLGSGAVADWRRVLRPGGRVGFTLPLATHFRPSERFSVLLAADVPLPGSAAEADAWAAANGLTGAVSRVHVLGDRRVVVTSAVTPGGR from the coding sequence GTGACGCAGAGCGCAAGCCTCGCCCGGGTCTTCGACGATCTTGCCCCCCGTTACGACCACGAGCACCACGAAGAGGTCGCGCGGGCGCTGCTGGCGCTGGTCGGGCCCGGGGTGGCGGACGTCGTCGCCGATGTGGCCTGTGGAGCGGGTGCTGTGGCCCTGCAACTCGCGCGCAGCCGCCCCGCCGGCGCGCCGCCCGTTCTTGCCGTCGATGTGTCGCCCGGCATGATCGAGGCCGGCCGGGCGCGTGGCGCCTCCCTGACGGCGAGCGGGGCGATCGACTGGCGCCTCGCCGACGCGGTGCCGTTGCCGGCCGCCGCCCACTCCCTCGACGTCGTTCTCTGCGCCTCCTCGCTGCACTTCCTCGGCAGCGGGGCGGTCGCCGACTGGCGGCGGGTGCTGCGCCCGGGCGGGCGGGTGGGGTTCACCCTCCCGCTGGCCACGCACTTCCGGCCCTCCGAACGCTTCTCCGTGCTCCTCGCGGCGGATGTCCCGCTCCCGGGCAGCGCCGCGGAGGCCGACGCCTGGGCCGCCGCGAACGGTCTGACCGGCGCCGTCTCCCGGGTCCATGTCCTCGGCGACCGCCGCGTGGTGGTGACGTCGGCCGTCACCCCCGGCGGCCGCTGA
- a CDS encoding carbamoyltransferase family protein: MGKRTGAGPTGGAGRDGPVLGISAYYHDSAAAVVRDGVPVAAAQEERFSRRRHDSGFPDRAVAYCLREAGLRLDELAAVAFYEDPALKFRRVMATWLATAPHGFPVFRRAFPSWAGWKRHALDDVRARLGALSGGRPLPPVVAHRHHASHAASAFLPSPYPSAAVLCVDGVGEWATTTLWHGRGTGLVPLAELRFPHSLGMLYSAFTHFCGFKVDSGEYKLMGLAPYGTPRWAPLIRERLIDVKADGSFRLDLRHFTFQYGRSMTGRAFEELFGGPRRVPEGPLTEREFDLAASVQAVTEEVVLRLARTVVERTGERRLCLAGGVALNCVANGRLVDEGVCDELWVQPAAGDAGGALGAALAESHGRGAPRTHVRRGTDAMAGALLGPAYDAGRIAEFLERGDRPAVRLPEPELVERVAAELARGKVVGWFQGRMEFGPRALGNRSILADPRDPGTQSTLNLKIKFRESFRPFAPAVLAEEAKDWFDLAGESPYMLLTARVAASRRRSYGPEAEALTGLDLLRVPRSTIPAVTHVDGSARVQTVTAERNARFHALLTAFRDRTGCPVLVNTSFNVRGEPIVRDPAEAYACFMRTRIDLLVLGDFLLDKRDQPAWREEGDWRAAIPVD; the protein is encoded by the coding sequence ATGGGAAAACGGACCGGTGCGGGGCCGACCGGCGGCGCGGGCCGGGACGGTCCGGTCCTGGGCATCTCCGCCTACTACCACGACAGTGCGGCGGCCGTGGTCCGCGACGGTGTTCCGGTGGCCGCCGCCCAGGAGGAGCGGTTCAGCAGGCGCCGGCACGACTCCGGCTTCCCGGACCGGGCCGTCGCCTACTGCCTGCGGGAGGCGGGGCTGCGCCTGGACGAACTGGCGGCCGTGGCGTTCTACGAGGACCCGGCACTGAAGTTCCGCCGGGTGATGGCCACGTGGCTGGCGACGGCGCCGCACGGCTTCCCGGTCTTCCGCCGGGCCTTCCCCTCGTGGGCCGGCTGGAAGCGGCACGCCCTGGACGATGTGCGCGCGCGGCTGGGCGCGCTGTCCGGAGGACGGCCGCTGCCACCGGTGGTGGCGCACCGGCACCACGCCTCGCACGCCGCGTCCGCGTTCCTGCCCAGCCCGTACCCGTCGGCGGCGGTGCTGTGTGTCGACGGTGTCGGCGAGTGGGCGACGACGACGCTGTGGCACGGCCGGGGCACCGGGCTGGTCCCGCTCGCCGAGCTGCGCTTCCCGCATTCGCTCGGCATGCTGTATTCGGCGTTCACCCACTTCTGCGGTTTCAAGGTCGACTCGGGCGAGTACAAGCTGATGGGCCTCGCCCCGTACGGGACGCCTCGCTGGGCACCCCTCATCCGGGAGCGGCTGATCGACGTCAAGGCGGACGGGTCGTTCCGCCTCGATCTGCGCCACTTCACCTTCCAGTACGGCAGGAGCATGACCGGACGGGCCTTCGAGGAGCTGTTCGGCGGGCCGCGGCGCGTCCCCGAGGGACCGCTCACGGAGCGGGAGTTCGACCTCGCCGCCTCGGTGCAGGCGGTGACCGAGGAGGTGGTGCTGCGGCTGGCCCGCACCGTGGTGGAGCGCACGGGTGAGCGGCGGCTGTGCCTGGCCGGCGGTGTCGCGCTGAACTGCGTGGCCAACGGAAGGCTCGTGGACGAGGGCGTCTGCGACGAGCTGTGGGTGCAGCCGGCCGCCGGGGACGCCGGCGGCGCGCTGGGCGCGGCTCTGGCGGAGTCGCACGGCCGGGGCGCGCCACGCACCCATGTGCGGCGAGGTACGGACGCGATGGCGGGCGCCCTGCTCGGTCCTGCGTACGACGCCGGCCGGATCGCGGAGTTCCTGGAGCGGGGCGATCGTCCCGCCGTGCGCCTGCCGGAGCCGGAACTGGTCGAGCGGGTGGCCGCCGAGCTGGCGCGGGGGAAGGTGGTGGGCTGGTTCCAGGGGCGCATGGAGTTCGGTCCGCGCGCGCTGGGCAACCGGTCGATCCTGGCTGATCCGCGCGATCCCGGGACACAGTCCACGCTCAACCTGAAGATCAAGTTCCGGGAATCCTTCCGCCCCTTCGCCCCCGCTGTGCTCGCCGAGGAGGCCAAGGACTGGTTCGACCTCGCCGGGGAGAGCCCGTACATGCTGCTGACCGCGCGGGTCGCGGCGTCGCGACGCCGGTCGTACGGGCCGGAGGCGGAGGCACTGACCGGCCTGGACCTGCTGCGGGTGCCGCGCTCGACGATCCCGGCGGTCACGCACGTGGACGGGTCGGCCCGGGTGCAGACCGTCACCGCCGAGCGCAACGCCCGCTTCCACGCGCTGCTGACCGCGTTCCGGGACCGGACGGGCTGCCCGGTGCTGGTGAACACCTCCTTCAACGTGCGCGGCGAACCGATCGTCCGCGACCCCGCCGAGGCGTACGCCTGCTTCATGCGCACCCGGATCGACCTGCTGGTGCTGGGCGACTTCCTGCTGGACAAGCGGGACCAGCCCGCGTGGCGGGAGGAGGGGGACTGGCGTGCCGCGATCCCGGTGGACTGA
- a CDS encoding proprotein convertase P-domain-containing protein, with translation MTTRTRHLRRRGSGLVAAAVLVSAAVFATGVPASAAPAKAAHAAGTVTVDRPDHLSNLWYYPVEAQVLASSTTPGALRYEASGLPTGLSIDAATGLITGEPGVLGDWEPSITVTDAAGGTGSTSFFWSIDNDYHLVHVADTDHVIPDGGEVLAPLDSDFRTGTVHIDVDVVSDHTDRGQLAIDLIDPTGFVYTVKRANPNDHGVGLRKKYELWTTWGPAGTWKLRIRDTKAGSGTGTLDQWRLTYHQLV, from the coding sequence GTGACCACCCGCACCAGGCACCTCCGGCGGCGGGGGAGCGGACTCGTCGCCGCCGCGGTCCTCGTGTCGGCGGCGGTGTTCGCCACCGGCGTGCCCGCCTCCGCCGCCCCGGCGAAGGCCGCCCACGCCGCCGGTACCGTCACCGTCGACCGGCCCGACCACCTGAGCAACCTCTGGTACTACCCGGTGGAGGCCCAGGTTCTGGCGAGCAGCACCACGCCGGGCGCCCTGCGCTACGAGGCGTCCGGCCTGCCCACCGGGCTCTCGATCGACGCCGCCACCGGGCTGATCACCGGCGAGCCCGGCGTCCTGGGTGACTGGGAGCCCAGCATCACCGTGACGGACGCGGCCGGCGGCACGGGCTCGACGAGCTTCTTCTGGTCGATCGACAACGACTACCACCTGGTCCACGTCGCCGACACCGACCACGTGATCCCCGACGGCGGCGAGGTCCTGGCGCCGCTGGACTCGGACTTCCGGACCGGAACCGTCCACATCGATGTGGACGTGGTCAGCGACCACACCGACCGGGGACAGCTGGCCATCGACCTCATCGACCCCACGGGCTTCGTCTACACCGTGAAGAGGGCCAACCCGAACGACCACGGGGTGGGCCTGCGGAAGAAGTACGAGCTGTGGACCACTTGGGGCCCCGCCGGTACGTGGAAGCTGCGCATCCGTGACACGAAGGCAGGTTCGGGCACGGGCACGCTCGACCAATGGCGCCTGACCTACCACCAGCTGGTCTGA
- a CDS encoding putative Ig domain-containing protein, which produces MTTDFRHTRRGGTLALCALLASGALLATSAQTGTAVAGPAGAASSAAWVYVNETREQVWIVRAPIELRITASGSSPGTLRFSGTGLPAGVTIDPVTGAVSGTPATKTTGTATVTVTDAEGTSASAEFAWSVAAATGPDQRNEDDVPIPDGGWTRSLIRSTYTGRAEYGFRVWVDIKHPVRGQIALALVDPNGGYHTLKDSDETDDGENLAQYFDFAAGEVTAPARGLWTLEIGDVRAGVYRGHLDRWKVVFNPAP; this is translated from the coding sequence ATGACCACCGACTTCCGCCACACCCGGCGCGGCGGGACCCTGGCCCTCTGCGCCCTGCTCGCCTCGGGCGCCCTGCTGGCGACCAGCGCCCAGACGGGCACCGCCGTCGCCGGACCCGCCGGAGCCGCGTCCAGCGCCGCCTGGGTGTACGTCAACGAGACCCGTGAGCAGGTCTGGATCGTCCGGGCGCCGATCGAACTGCGGATCACCGCGTCGGGCAGCAGCCCCGGCACCCTCCGCTTCAGCGGCACCGGCCTGCCCGCCGGCGTCACGATCGACCCCGTGACGGGCGCGGTCTCCGGGACGCCCGCCACGAAGACCACGGGCACGGCGACCGTCACGGTCACCGACGCCGAAGGCACCTCCGCCTCGGCCGAGTTCGCCTGGTCCGTGGCCGCCGCGACCGGGCCGGACCAGCGCAACGAAGACGACGTACCGATCCCCGACGGCGGCTGGACCCGGTCCCTCATCCGGTCCACCTACACCGGCCGCGCCGAGTACGGCTTCCGGGTCTGGGTCGACATCAAGCATCCTGTGCGGGGGCAGATCGCGCTCGCGCTCGTCGACCCGAACGGCGGCTACCACACCCTGAAGGATTCCGACGAGACCGACGACGGGGAGAACCTGGCCCAGTACTTCGACTTCGCCGCCGGCGAGGTGACGGCTCCGGCACGCGGCCTGTGGACCCTGGAGATCGGGGACGTACGCGCAGGCGTCTACCGAGGCCACCTCGACCGCTGGAAGGTCGTCTTCAACCCGGCGCCGTGA